The Niastella koreensis GR20-10 genome includes a window with the following:
- a CDS encoding O-methyltransferase — protein MDIIDPLAEAYASQFSSPDEALLQEIAATTQAMHLHAHMLSGHVQGKFLEMISCLLQPRRILEIGTFTGYSALCLAKGLLKDGKIHTIELRDQDASVAQANFNRSIDAEKIILHIGNALTIIPELQETWDLVFIDADKVSYTQYYQLVLPLVRPGGVIIADNVLFHGQVLQQPVSGKNAKAIQAFNEYVLQDVRVDKVLLTIRDGLLMIRKK, from the coding sequence TTGGACATAATAGATCCGCTTGCAGAAGCCTATGCAAGTCAGTTCTCCTCACCAGATGAGGCGCTTTTACAGGAGATAGCCGCCACTACCCAGGCTATGCATCTCCATGCCCATATGTTAAGTGGTCATGTACAGGGGAAATTCCTGGAAATGATCAGCTGTCTGTTGCAGCCCCGGCGCATACTGGAAATAGGCACTTTTACCGGCTATAGCGCCCTTTGCCTTGCAAAAGGGTTGTTAAAAGATGGGAAAATACATACAATTGAGCTTAGGGATCAGGACGCTTCTGTAGCCCAGGCAAATTTCAATAGGTCAATTGACGCAGAGAAGATAATTTTGCATATTGGGAACGCGTTAACCATAATCCCGGAGCTGCAGGAAACCTGGGACCTGGTTTTTATTGACGCAGATAAGGTAAGTTATACCCAATATTATCAGTTGGTGTTACCACTGGTGCGGCCTGGCGGCGTTATCATTGCGGATAACGTGCTTTTTCATGGTCAGGTGCTTCAGCAACCAGTATCTGGCAAAAATGCAAAAGCCATTCAGGCATTCAATGAATATGTGTTGCAGGATGTTCGGGTTGACAAGGTGTTGCTAACCATCCGGGATGGATTATTAATGATTAGAAAAAAATAA
- a CDS encoding sodium:solute symporter, producing MSASLLFSFVIGYFVLLLVVAWVTSRNSNNDSFFIGNRNSNWMLVAFGMVGTSLSGVTFVSVPGTVGDFAGDGYKGFAYFQVVIGYFFGYLVVAFVLLPLYYKMNLTSIYNYLQKRFGTIAYKTGALFFIISRTVGATARLFLVIFVLQEFILKSFGVPFVVTALIILLMILLYTFEGGVKTIVYTDTLQTTLMLVGLVATVVYILNNMHISVGDAMRTLTDKGYAKIINTDPRSGGFFLKQIIGGAFITISMFGLDQEMMQKNISVKTLKDSQKNMITFNLVSAGVNFLFLLLGGLLYLYAMDHGAHYGQSGTSMQFIAEGKNIIGDKLFPTMALEMMPQAISIIFIIALISALFPSADGALTALTSSFCIDILGLKRRTDLTEKQQKKLRLTVHLSFTVIFLICIMIFYQIGSRSIIDKILDLAGYTYGPLLGLFAFGILSKRSLPQSAAITFICLAAPIVCYLIKQYSVQLFFGYQVGIELLIINGLLTYLGLYSISKKATPQTLLDEPVHL from the coding sequence ATGTCTGCATCCCTGTTGTTCTCGTTTGTGATCGGTTATTTTGTTTTGTTGCTGGTTGTTGCGTGGGTTACTTCGCGGAATTCGAACAACGATTCGTTCTTTATTGGTAACCGCAATTCAAACTGGATGCTGGTGGCTTTTGGTATGGTGGGTACATCACTGAGCGGGGTTACATTTGTATCTGTGCCGGGTACTGTAGGTGATTTTGCGGGTGATGGATATAAAGGATTTGCTTATTTCCAGGTAGTGATCGGTTATTTCTTTGGTTACCTGGTAGTGGCTTTTGTGCTGTTGCCGCTGTATTATAAAATGAACCTTACTTCCATTTATAATTACCTGCAAAAGCGGTTCGGTACCATTGCCTATAAAACTGGCGCGTTGTTCTTTATTATTTCCCGCACCGTAGGCGCCACTGCCCGGTTGTTCCTGGTGATCTTTGTATTGCAGGAATTTATTTTAAAAAGCTTTGGTGTTCCCTTTGTTGTTACTGCGCTTATTATTTTGCTGATGATTTTGCTGTATACGTTTGAAGGCGGGGTAAAAACCATTGTTTATACCGATACGCTGCAAACAACCCTGATGCTGGTAGGGCTGGTGGCAACAGTAGTGTATATTTTAAATAACATGCATATTTCGGTAGGGGATGCCATGCGAACATTGACCGACAAGGGATATGCCAAAATTATTAATACAGACCCCCGGAGTGGCGGATTTTTTCTAAAGCAAATCATTGGCGGGGCCTTCATCACCATCTCCATGTTCGGGCTTGACCAGGAAATGATGCAAAAGAACATCAGTGTAAAAACCCTGAAGGATTCGCAGAAGAACATGATCACCTTTAACCTGGTGAGTGCCGGGGTGAATTTTCTGTTCCTGTTGCTGGGTGGTTTGTTATACCTGTATGCTATGGATCATGGCGCCCATTATGGTCAGTCCGGAACCTCCATGCAATTTATTGCAGAAGGCAAAAACATCATCGGCGATAAACTGTTTCCCACAATGGCATTGGAAATGATGCCGCAGGCCATTTCTATCATCTTTATTATTGCGCTTATCAGTGCTTTATTTCCCAGCGCCGATGGCGCACTTACTGCACTCACTTCTTCTTTTTGTATAGATATCCTGGGGCTGAAGCGCCGCACCGATCTTACCGAAAAGCAACAGAAGAAATTAAGATTAACAGTACACCTTTCATTTACCGTGATCTTCCTTATTTGCATTATGATTTTTTACCAGATAGGAAGCCGTAGTATCATTGATAAAATACTTGATCTGGCCGGGTATACTTACGGGCCGCTGCTGGGACTTTTCGCATTTGGCATCCTGAGTAAAAGATCTTTGCCCCAGTCAGCAGCGATTACCTTTATTTGTCTGGCCGCGCCAATTGTATGTTATTTAATCAAGCAGTATTCAGTGCAATTGTTCTTTGGCTACCAGGTGGGCATCGAGTTGCTTATCATAAACGGACTGCTTACATACCTTGGTTTATATAGTATTTCAAAAAAAGCTACTCCGCAAACATTATTGGATGAACCGGTTCATTTGTAA
- a CDS encoding TIGR00730 family Rossman fold protein — translation MKLESVVVFCGSKNGQNPNYVKQTTELGKLIALLNLRMVYGGGKAGLMGVIADSVLANGGKVMGVIPKILTEWESQHTGLTELFVVPDMHTRKKMMYEMGDAAIVLPGGFGTLDELFEMLTWNQLKIHDKKIYILNTDGFYNHLRLHLQQLKKEGFLYELPEERIIFCDTPVEIFNKIG, via the coding sequence ATGAAGTTAGAATCGGTAGTAGTTTTTTGCGGATCGAAGAACGGACAGAACCCCAATTATGTAAAGCAAACGACAGAACTCGGCAAGCTCATTGCCTTGCTGAACCTGCGGATGGTGTATGGGGGTGGTAAGGCCGGGTTAATGGGGGTAATTGCCGATTCTGTACTGGCCAACGGTGGCAAGGTGATGGGCGTAATTCCTAAAATTCTTACCGAATGGGAAAGCCAGCACACCGGGTTAACGGAACTGTTTGTAGTGCCTGACATGCATACCCGAAAAAAGATGATGTACGAAATGGGCGATGCCGCCATTGTATTGCCCGGCGGTTTTGGCACCCTCGACGAATTATTTGAAATGCTTACGTGGAATCAACTCAAGATCCACGATAAGAAAATATACATCCTTAACACCGATGGTTTTTATAACCACCTGCGGCTGCACTTACAACAATTGAAAAAAGAAGGTTTCCTGTATGAACTGCCAGAGGAACGCATCATTTTTTGTGATACGCCGGTAGAAATATTTAATAAGATTGGTTGA
- a CDS encoding response regulator, with translation MKRVILAIDDSKAIRFLLHTVLGKDYQVVTAPDACSAMFWLAKKNLPDLIIADPQLPDVQDWELIAEFSSSAIYRDIPLIVLSSLDKDVITAKCLKYGIADHYTKPFNPLELNETVKKLMSRVASKLNENEVN, from the coding sequence ATGAAAAGAGTAATACTGGCTATTGATGACAGCAAAGCAATAAGGTTCTTATTGCACACGGTACTTGGAAAAGATTACCAGGTAGTAACCGCCCCTGATGCCTGTTCGGCCATGTTCTGGTTAGCGAAAAAGAATTTGCCCGATCTGATTATCGCAGATCCGCAATTGCCCGATGTACAGGACTGGGAACTGATCGCCGAATTTTCATCGAGCGCCATTTACCGGGATATACCCCTGATTGTTTTGTCGTCACTGGATAAAGATGTCATTACGGCTAAATGCCTTAAGTATGGTATAGCCGATCATTATACAAAGCCCTTTAACCCGCTCGAATTAAATGAAACGGTCAAAAAACTCATGAGCAGGGTGGCTTCAAAATTGAATGAGAACGAAGTGAACTAA
- a CDS encoding sugar transferase — translation MELTLPTKKIINTYKRYSLPVEKEPTDVTKLQFFYIGTQTRYTEKLQEYFEFGYTTSSADNAINTLKRLLKKADEVTIPSMVIAEGTLGTDQLVELHKYIYSHKIMADVPFIVEVTGLAKEELNRFKRYTFIDELLYLHEFTAPALVRKLSFLQRMKQKRVQQPEACKVETFFPKYASVKGLVKRGLDLLIASVFLAVLGPLMLLIALAVKLDTGGPVLYATLRTGRGYRIFNLYKFNTIVQDAAKKKAGLTISRVGLFLRKTSLDELPQLLNVWWGDLSLVGHRALPLYEAERLTTNDNAHHFLAPAGLTGWQVQKNGKVVMPVEAPLAPATDKLYDIWLMANKPAAAIQKSNA, via the coding sequence ATGGAACTAACACTACCTACGAAAAAAATTATTAATACGTACAAGCGCTATAGTTTGCCTGTTGAGAAAGAACCAACTGATGTAACAAAATTGCAGTTCTTTTATATAGGTACGCAAACCCGCTATACCGAAAAACTGCAGGAATACTTTGAGTTCGGTTATACTACCAGCAGTGCGGATAATGCTATTAATACCTTAAAGCGGCTGCTGAAGAAAGCCGATGAAGTGACCATTCCCTCCATGGTGATTGCCGAGGGAACGCTGGGCACGGATCAACTGGTAGAGCTGCACAAATACATTTACAGCCATAAAATAATGGCCGATGTGCCTTTTATTGTTGAGGTAACAGGACTGGCCAAGGAGGAGTTAAACCGCTTTAAACGGTATACGTTTATTGATGAACTGTTATACCTGCATGAATTTACGGCCCCTGCCCTGGTGCGTAAGCTGAGCTTTCTGCAAAGAATGAAACAAAAGCGGGTACAACAACCCGAGGCCTGTAAAGTGGAAACTTTCTTCCCCAAATATGCCAGCGTAAAGGGATTGGTAAAAAGAGGGCTCGATCTGCTGATCGCTTCTGTGTTCCTGGCAGTACTGGGACCTTTAATGCTGCTGATAGCACTGGCGGTAAAACTCGATACGGGTGGACCGGTATTATATGCAACTTTAAGAACCGGCCGGGGTTATCGCATCTTTAACCTGTACAAGTTCAACACTATCGTGCAGGATGCGGCGAAAAAGAAAGCTGGTCTTACCATCAGCAGAGTTGGCCTTTTCCTGCGCAAAACCAGTCTTGATGAGCTGCCTCAGTTACTGAATGTATGGTGGGGAGATCTGTCGCTGGTTGGTCATCGCGCATTGCCGTTATATGAAGCAGAAAGATTAACCACAAATGACAATGCCCATCACTTTCTGGCTCCCGCTGGTTTAACCGGCTGGCAGGTGCAGAAAAACGGCAAGGTGGTTATGCCGGTTGAAGCGCCGCTGGCTCCGGCAACCGACAAGCTCTACGATATCTGGCTGATGGCCAACAAGCCTGCAGCCGCTATTCAAAAGTCGAACGCCTGA
- the atpC gene encoding ATP synthase F1 subunit epsilon, producing the protein MNLEILTPEKKLFSGEVYGVQLPGITGKFEVLDKHAPLVSALASGRVKVLKDKSNHLAFYEIQSGFVEVVNNKVTVLVEGASTVG; encoded by the coding sequence ATGAATTTAGAGATTTTAACTCCGGAGAAAAAGCTGTTCAGTGGTGAGGTGTATGGCGTTCAACTGCCTGGGATAACCGGTAAGTTTGAAGTGCTTGATAAACACGCTCCGCTGGTAAGCGCACTTGCATCCGGAAGGGTAAAAGTGTTAAAAGATAAAAGCAATCACCTGGCTTTTTATGAAATCCAAAGTGGTTTTGTTGAAGTGGTAAATAATAAAGTTACCGTGCTGGTAGAAGGCGCTTCCACTGTAGGATAA
- the atpD gene encoding F0F1 ATP synthase subunit beta, whose product MPNVGKIKQIIGAVVDVQFEGKLPEIYNALELKRPSGEVLVLEAQQHLGEDSVRCIAMDGTEGLVRGMVVTDTGAAIAMPTGEAIKGRLFNVTGDPIDGLPAVPKAGGRPIHSKPPAFENLSTSTEILFTGIKVIDLIEPYAKGGKIGLFGGAGVGKTVLIQELINNIAKAYSGLSVFAGVGERTREGNDLMREMIEAGIMKYGKDFIHSMEHGGWDLSKVDMKELSDSKATFVFGQMNEPPGARARVALSGLTIAEYYRDGDGQGKGRDILFFVDNIFRFTQAGSEVSALLGRMPSAVGYQPTLATEMGLMQERITSTKNGSITSVQAVYVPADDLTDPAPATTFAHLDATTVLSRKIADLGIYPAVDPLDSTSRILTAAIVGDSHYNTANRVKLILQRYKELQDIIAILGMDELSEEDKQTVFRARKVQRFLSQPFHVAEQFTGLKGVLVPIEETIRGFNMIMDGEVDEYPEAAFNLVGTIDDAIEKGKKLLAQAQG is encoded by the coding sequence ATGCCAAATGTTGGTAAGATCAAGCAGATTATCGGTGCTGTAGTGGACGTGCAGTTTGAAGGAAAACTCCCTGAAATTTATAACGCGCTTGAATTGAAGCGCCCAAGCGGTGAAGTACTGGTGCTGGAAGCACAGCAACACCTTGGTGAAGACAGCGTACGCTGTATTGCCATGGACGGTACTGAAGGCCTGGTAAGGGGAATGGTTGTAACAGATACCGGCGCTGCTATTGCTATGCCAACCGGTGAAGCTATCAAAGGTCGTTTGTTCAATGTAACCGGCGATCCTATCGATGGATTACCTGCTGTACCAAAAGCTGGTGGCCGTCCTATTCACAGCAAGCCCCCTGCATTTGAAAACCTGAGCACTTCTACCGAAATATTGTTCACGGGTATTAAAGTAATTGACCTGATTGAGCCATACGCAAAAGGCGGTAAGATCGGTTTGTTCGGTGGTGCTGGTGTGGGTAAAACCGTATTGATCCAGGAGCTTATTAATAATATCGCGAAAGCATACTCTGGTTTATCAGTGTTTGCCGGTGTGGGCGAAAGAACCCGTGAAGGTAATGACCTGATGCGTGAAATGATCGAAGCAGGCATTATGAAATATGGTAAAGATTTCATCCATAGCATGGAGCATGGTGGCTGGGATCTGAGCAAAGTGGATATGAAAGAACTGAGCGATTCAAAAGCTACTTTCGTATTCGGACAAATGAACGAGCCCCCAGGCGCCCGCGCCCGTGTGGCCCTGAGTGGTCTTACTATCGCAGAATACTACCGCGATGGTGATGGACAAGGCAAAGGCCGCGACATCCTCTTCTTCGTAGATAATATCTTCCGTTTCACCCAGGCTGGTTCTGAAGTATCGGCCCTGTTGGGACGTATGCCTTCAGCGGTAGGTTACCAACCAACCCTGGCTACTGAAATGGGTCTGATGCAAGAGCGTATCACCTCAACTAAAAATGGTTCTATCACTTCAGTACAGGCGGTATACGTACCTGCGGATGACTTAACTGACCCCGCTCCGGCTACTACTTTCGCCCACCTGGATGCTACTACCGTATTAAGCCGTAAGATCGCTGACTTAGGTATCTATCCTGCGGTTGACCCGCTGGATTCTACCAGCCGTATCCTTACTGCCGCCATTGTTGGTGATTCTCACTACAACACCGCTAACCGCGTGAAGCTGATCCTGCAACGTTATAAAGAGTTACAGGATATCATCGCCATCCTTGGTATGGATGAGTTGAGTGAAGAAGATAAACAAACCGTATTCCGCGCCCGTAAAGTACAACGCTTCCTGTCACAACCATTCCACGTGGCTGAGCAGTTTACCGGTTTGAAAGGGGTACTGGTTCCCATCGAAGAAACTATCCGTGGCTTTAACATGATCATGGATGGTGAAGTAGATGAGTATCCTGAAGCAGCGTTCAACCTGGTTGGTACCATCGATGATGCCATCGAAAAAGGTAAGAAGCTGTTGGCGCAGGCACAAGGTTAA